A single window of Acidobacteriota bacterium DNA harbors:
- a CDS encoding TonB family protein, whose translation MILTSRQRRVPVAIPISLPVRVVSPAALGRPEAAPAPVAPAPVAEPVPEPVKARPVIEKKQVEKIEPSPNAMPSLKSAKVKPTPPKPAAAPGKGAPAVDLPSAPGLPSGTAGGTGASLSFGADVAAFDADFPFSYYVQQLVSLIGANWFRPDAPDGSLCTVSFRIQRSGQVTDVKVESGSGASYYDRAAVRAVYAANPLPPLPNDYRNEQLGVHLRFR comes from the coding sequence GTGATCCTCACGAGCCGCCAGCGGCGCGTGCCGGTCGCGATTCCCATCTCGCTCCCGGTTCGCGTCGTCAGCCCGGCCGCACTCGGACGGCCGGAGGCCGCGCCCGCTCCGGTGGCGCCTGCTCCGGTCGCCGAACCGGTCCCCGAGCCCGTGAAGGCCCGGCCCGTCATCGAGAAGAAACAGGTCGAGAAGATCGAGCCGTCGCCGAACGCGATGCCCTCCCTGAAGTCCGCCAAGGTCAAGCCCACGCCCCCGAAGCCCGCGGCGGCCCCCGGGAAGGGCGCGCCCGCGGTCGACCTTCCCAGCGCGCCGGGTCTCCCGAGCGGAACCGCCGGAGGGACAGGCGCGTCGCTGAGCTTCGGCGCCGACGTGGCCGCGTTCGACGCCGACTTCCCGTTCTCGTACTACGTCCAGCAGCTCGTCTCGCTCATCGGCGCGAACTGGTTCCGTCCGGACGCTCCCGACGGGTCGCTCTGCACCGTTTCCTTCCGCATCCAGCGCTCGGGCCAGGTCACGGACGTGAAGGTCGAATCCGGCTCCGGGGCGAGCTACTACGACCGCGCCGCCGTCCGCGCCGTCTACGCCGCGAACCCGCTTCCGCCGCTGCCGAACGACTACCGCAACGAGCAGCTCGGCGTCCACCTGCGATTCCGCTGA
- a CDS encoding ExbD/TolR family protein, translating to MLVLLVIFMVTAPLLHQGVEVQLPKSVAQNLPKTPEDPLILSITKSGGYYLNETPVAKAQLKDRLQLILSRRRDKSVYLKADRNLPYGSVVEMMDTLNRLGVESLGMVTELKSEDRR from the coding sequence ATGCTCGTCCTCCTCGTGATCTTCATGGTCACGGCGCCACTCCTCCACCAGGGGGTGGAAGTGCAGCTGCCGAAATCCGTCGCCCAGAATCTCCCGAAGACTCCCGAGGATCCCCTGATCCTGTCGATCACGAAGAGCGGGGGCTACTACCTCAACGAAACGCCCGTCGCCAAAGCGCAACTCAAGGACCGTCTCCAGCTCATCCTCTCCCGGCGCCGGGACAAGTCCGTCTACCTCAAGGCGGACCGGAACCTTCCCTACGGTTCGGTGGTCGAAATGATGGACACGCTCAACCGGCTGGGGGTGGAGAGTCTCGGCATGGTCACGGAGCTGAAGTCGGAGGACCGTCGTTGA